Below is a window of Equus quagga isolate Etosha38 chromosome 1, UCLA_HA_Equagga_1.0, whole genome shotgun sequence DNA.
CATTAAAACTGTGGAAACAGAAACCAAGGTTTTAGACACTGCAGAGGCGGCAGCTTGCAGTCAAGCAGCAGCCCGAGCATCCATGTTCTATCTAGTTTCCTTGGTTCGTAGATTCTGTCATAGAAAATGAAACCAGGGTCCCCTGCCTGCGTGGCCCGGGATGGGAGCTATGCAGGGTCTTCGCCTTAGCTCTTGAGACCAGAATGACAGTGCCTGAGAGCGGGGAGTGAGGGCTGCGCCCAGCACCCACCAGGAGGAATAAACACCTCCTCCAAATCCCAGATTTCCTTTGATCCACTGACCCTGGCCACTTTCACCTTTAATCCTTTACACTCTTAACACTCCATAAACCACGCAGAGTTTGTCTTGTACAGGAGGCAGCTGAGTGAGCACGCCCTCCCTGCTGGAAGGGTTCTGCCGCCCCGGGATAATCCCCTTGTCTTCCCCTCGTTCCAGCACAGCACCAGCCAAACAAATGGGTGTAggatgagtaagtgaatgaatgaatgagtgcagaCCATTTTTACTGGGACTGGTGGTAAGATATCCaagcagaaaacagaaagggGAAAACAAACACATTTGCTCACAGAACTAAATCtcactttccaaattttttaGCAACACATAATAAAAAGAGCAACTCAAGGAGATGTGAACCGAGTTCAGAGCAGCTCCAAGGAGAAATGCGACTTGCTATTTCTGGTGGTCAGCTTCCTGGCTAGTCGTCCAACCCTTTGGCACAGCTTGCTACGTAGCTCTGGAGTCACAGACCTGCTTCTCTGCCCTTCCATGACCCCATGGTTCACACGCTCTTCACAGCTCTCCCCAGCCCTTTAGCTTTCAGAGGTTCTCATTATAGTAGGACTGTCTCTGTTCCCAGAAGCAAACACAAGGTCTAACTGATCCCTGGGTTGTAAAAATGAACAATGCTACAAAGGAAGGCAGCCCCAAACGAGGCTCTGCAGTCCCCATGCCCAGCAGCGGCCGAGAAAGGCTTGGTTCCTTATCCGGAACAGATGCTCACCCGACCCCCCAAAGGAACTGCTTGGTCCAAAAGATGGAGAAGATGAGCAAGAGCATGACGCTCAGGATGACAGCCATCAGGTAGGCAAAGATCCGGAACTGAGGGTTGCGGGAACACTCCCTCAGAGAGTAGTGGCTGGGGATGGAGATGGGCATGGGCCTGGTGGCAGAGGCCATGTCCTGGGGGGGCCCAGTCTGGTTCACAGGCTCGGGGCCTAGGTCCAGTGTGTAGACCTGGGGCTGGCGCAGGAAGTAGCGGCTCTTGGGCTGGTCCTTGAGACAGAG
It encodes the following:
- the RNF183 gene encoding E3 ubiquitin-protein ligase RNF183 isoform X2 — encoded protein: MAEQQGQEPEAECPVCWNPFNNTFHTPKVLDCCHSFCLECLAHLSLVTPARRQLLCPLCRQPTVLASGQPVTDLPTDIAMLTLLRLEPHHVILEGRQLCLKDQPKSRYFLRQPQVYTLDLGPEPVNQTGPPQDMASATRPMPISIPSHYSLRECSRNPQFRIFAYLMAVILSVMLLLIFSIFWTKQFLWGVG